In Xenopus laevis strain J_2021 chromosome 2S, Xenopus_laevis_v10.1, whole genome shotgun sequence, a genomic segment contains:
- the hnrnpr.S gene encoding heterogeneous nuclear ribonucleoprotein R isoform X1 — protein sequence MKNSRPREKQGNKTPESAKAPDEAQIKALLERTGYTLDVTTGQRKYGGPPPESVSSGAQPGIGTEVFVGKIPRDLFEDELVPLFEKAGPIWDLRLMMDPLSGQNRGYAFITFCNKEAAQEAVKLCDNYEIRTGKHIGVCISVANNRLFVGSIPKNKTKENILEEFSKVTVGSISVEQDFCVDIPEGLLDVILYHQPDDKKKNRGFCFLEYEDHKTAAQARRRLMSGKVKVWGNVVTVEWADPVEEPDPEIMAKVKVLFVRNLSSTVTEEILEKAFSVFGKLERVKKLKDYAFVHFDERDAAVRAMDEMNGAELEGEEIEIVLAKPPDKKRKERQAARQASRGSSYDDYYYYPPPRMPLPGRGRGRGGRGGYSFPQDYYGYEDYYDDYYSYDYHDYRGGYDDPYYGYDDGYPVRGRGGRGGRGGPPPPRGRSVPPQRGGRTSYVPRGSPMGPPRGSRGGRGGPAQQQPRGRNPRGIRGSRGGNVGGKRKADGYTQPDSKRRQTNNQQNWGTQPIAQQPLQQGGDYTGNYGYSNDNQEFYQDTYGQQWK from the exons ATGAAAAACTCCAGGCCAAGGGAGAAGCAGGGGAATAAAACACCGGAAAGCGCCAAGGCACCAGATGAAGCACAGATCAAG GctttattggaaagaacaggATACACTCTAGATGTTACAACAGGACAGAGAAAGTATGGTGGTCCTCCTCCAGAATCGGTGTCTTCAGGCGCTCAGCCTGGGATTGGTACAGAG gtttttgtgggtaaaatACCAAGAGACTTGTTTGAAGATGAGCTTGTGCCCCTTTTTGAGAAAGCAGGTCCCATCTGGGATCTTCGACTTATGATGGATCCTCTTTCTGGGCAGAATCGAGGCTACGCCTTCATAACTTTCTGTAATAAAGAAGCTGCACAGGAAGCTGTTAAATTG TGCGACAACTATGAAATTCGGACAGGCAAACACATCGGCGTTTGCATTTCTGTGGCTAACAACAGACTGTTTGTTGGGTCCAttccaaaaaacaaaactaaagagAATATTCTGGAAGAGTTTAgcaaagttacag TTGGCAGCATTTCTGTTGAACAGGATTTTTGTGTTGACATTCCAGAGGGCTTGCTGGATGTGATCCTCTACCACCAACCAGACGATAAAAAGAAAAACCGTGGCTTCTGCTTTCTGGAATATGAAGATCATAAAACTGCAGCTCAGGCCCGACGCCGGCTGATGAGTGGCAAGGTGAAGGTGTGGGGCAATGTTGTGACAGTGGAGTGGGCAGATCCTGTTGAGGAACCTGATCCAGAAATAATGGCAAAG GTTAAAGTTCTCTTTGTAAGAAATCTTTCCTCCACTGTGACTGAAGAGATTCTGGAAAAAGCTTTCTCTGTCTTTGGAAAGCTGGAGCGTGTGAAAAAACTGAAAGATTATGCCTTTGTGCACTTTGATGAAAGAGATGCTGCAGTGAGG gccATGGATGAGATGAATGGAGCAGAACTGGAGGGGGAAGAGATTGAAATAGTTCTTGCTAAGCCACctgataaaaaaaggaaagaacgTCAGGCAGCACGTCAGGCTTCTCGGGGAAGTTC GTATGACGATTATTACTATTACCCCCCACCTCGTATGCCACTTCCTGGTAGAGGCCGAGGCCGTGGAGGCAGAGGGGGCTATTCCTTTCCTCAAGATTACTATGGATATGAAGATTACTATGATGATTACTATTCATATGACTATCATGACTACCGTGGGGGTTATGACGATCCCTACTATGGCTATGACGATGGCTACCCTGTGCGAGGAAGAGGAGGTAGAGGTGGGAGGGGTGGACCACCACCCCCCAGAGGTAGATCTGTTCCTCCTCAGCGTGGAGGGCGAACAAGCTATGTTCCTAGAGGGTCTCCCATGGGTCCTCCTCGAGGGTCCCGTGGTGGACGTGGAGGGCCTGCTCAGCAACAGCCACGAGGACGGAACCCAAGAGGCATCCGTGGCAGCAGAGGTGGAAACGTTGGTGGTAAAAGAAAGGCAGATGGTTATACCCAGCCAGACTCAAAGCGCCGCCAGACCAACAATCAACAGAACTGGGGGACACAGCCTATCGCCCAGCAGCCATTGCAGCAAGGTGGTGATTATACTGGTAACTATGGTTACAGTAATGACAACCAGGAGTTTTATCAGGATACTTATGGGCAGCAGTGGAAGTAG
- the hnrnpr.S gene encoding heterogeneous nuclear ribonucleoprotein R isoform X2: MKNSRPREKQGNKTPESAKAPDEAQIKALLERTGYTLDVTTGQRKYGGPPPESVSSGAQPGIGTEVFVGKIPRDLFEDELVPLFEKAGPIWDLRLMMDPLSGQNRGYAFITFCNKEAAQEAVKLCDNYEIRTGKHIGVCISVANNRLFVGSIPKNKTKENILEEFSKVTEGLLDVILYHQPDDKKKNRGFCFLEYEDHKTAAQARRRLMSGKVKVWGNVVTVEWADPVEEPDPEIMAKVKVLFVRNLSSTVTEEILEKAFSVFGKLERVKKLKDYAFVHFDERDAAVRAMDEMNGAELEGEEIEIVLAKPPDKKRKERQAARQASRGSSYDDYYYYPPPRMPLPGRGRGRGGRGGYSFPQDYYGYEDYYDDYYSYDYHDYRGGYDDPYYGYDDGYPVRGRGGRGGRGGPPPPRGRSVPPQRGGRTSYVPRGSPMGPPRGSRGGRGGPAQQQPRGRNPRGIRGSRGGNVGGKRKADGYTQPDSKRRQTNNQQNWGTQPIAQQPLQQGGDYTGNYGYSNDNQEFYQDTYGQQWK; encoded by the exons ATGAAAAACTCCAGGCCAAGGGAGAAGCAGGGGAATAAAACACCGGAAAGCGCCAAGGCACCAGATGAAGCACAGATCAAG GctttattggaaagaacaggATACACTCTAGATGTTACAACAGGACAGAGAAAGTATGGTGGTCCTCCTCCAGAATCGGTGTCTTCAGGCGCTCAGCCTGGGATTGGTACAGAG gtttttgtgggtaaaatACCAAGAGACTTGTTTGAAGATGAGCTTGTGCCCCTTTTTGAGAAAGCAGGTCCCATCTGGGATCTTCGACTTATGATGGATCCTCTTTCTGGGCAGAATCGAGGCTACGCCTTCATAACTTTCTGTAATAAAGAAGCTGCACAGGAAGCTGTTAAATTG TGCGACAACTATGAAATTCGGACAGGCAAACACATCGGCGTTTGCATTTCTGTGGCTAACAACAGACTGTTTGTTGGGTCCAttccaaaaaacaaaactaaagagAATATTCTGGAAGAGTTTAgcaaagttacag AGGGCTTGCTGGATGTGATCCTCTACCACCAACCAGACGATAAAAAGAAAAACCGTGGCTTCTGCTTTCTGGAATATGAAGATCATAAAACTGCAGCTCAGGCCCGACGCCGGCTGATGAGTGGCAAGGTGAAGGTGTGGGGCAATGTTGTGACAGTGGAGTGGGCAGATCCTGTTGAGGAACCTGATCCAGAAATAATGGCAAAG GTTAAAGTTCTCTTTGTAAGAAATCTTTCCTCCACTGTGACTGAAGAGATTCTGGAAAAAGCTTTCTCTGTCTTTGGAAAGCTGGAGCGTGTGAAAAAACTGAAAGATTATGCCTTTGTGCACTTTGATGAAAGAGATGCTGCAGTGAGG gccATGGATGAGATGAATGGAGCAGAACTGGAGGGGGAAGAGATTGAAATAGTTCTTGCTAAGCCACctgataaaaaaaggaaagaacgTCAGGCAGCACGTCAGGCTTCTCGGGGAAGTTC GTATGACGATTATTACTATTACCCCCCACCTCGTATGCCACTTCCTGGTAGAGGCCGAGGCCGTGGAGGCAGAGGGGGCTATTCCTTTCCTCAAGATTACTATGGATATGAAGATTACTATGATGATTACTATTCATATGACTATCATGACTACCGTGGGGGTTATGACGATCCCTACTATGGCTATGACGATGGCTACCCTGTGCGAGGAAGAGGAGGTAGAGGTGGGAGGGGTGGACCACCACCCCCCAGAGGTAGATCTGTTCCTCCTCAGCGTGGAGGGCGAACAAGCTATGTTCCTAGAGGGTCTCCCATGGGTCCTCCTCGAGGGTCCCGTGGTGGACGTGGAGGGCCTGCTCAGCAACAGCCACGAGGACGGAACCCAAGAGGCATCCGTGGCAGCAGAGGTGGAAACGTTGGTGGTAAAAGAAAGGCAGATGGTTATACCCAGCCAGACTCAAAGCGCCGCCAGACCAACAATCAACAGAACTGGGGGACACAGCCTATCGCCCAGCAGCCATTGCAGCAAGGTGGTGATTATACTGGTAACTATGGTTACAGTAATGACAACCAGGAGTTTTATCAGGATACTTATGGGCAGCAGTGGAAGTAG